A section of the Candidatus Saganbacteria bacterium genome encodes:
- a CDS encoding tetratricopeptide repeat protein, producing MKCPKCQSEYQVGDKFCRECGTKLPSICPQCRHEVSPKDKFCPECGTDLVKTQKVDQKVTAPSLEDLYTRLQRSMPQSLAEKIQTAIATEGENRILSILFADVTNSVAITENMPPEDSADLISECLKSMTDPILRHGGFINRYLGDSVLAFFGIPETHENDPERAILSALEMRDAVTKLNLSIKISINTGMVFVGAIGPDSHSEFTAMGTAVNLSARLKDIAEPGQILVGETTYRSTRRSFEFQPLPLLTIKGISEPIHAYEVIKPLPKPEKIRGIEGIGSEMIGRDKEFSELKECVDELLAGKGQIVSIIGEAGVGKTRLVSELKEYLRQKIKDKKGSSIFHPYLEGRGVSIGESVGYWVFIDILRSYLEFSEQDSLDDRKKKIIDRMQSLFPQRWEEIVPYIGNLLSVRFDNEWDEKIKYLPPEQVKYQTFLTLRDIFLILAQQNPLLLIFEDLHWADNLSLDMINLLMDILTISPLMILCIYRPEKEHKSWHIGTRASGKCLERYREITLRALNPHESRMLIESLLTIENLPESVKQTVTNKAGGNPFFVEEVIRSLIERGVVYQDGDRWIAKEDINDVEVPDTIQSVIMARIDRLEEEVKYVLQSASVIGRLFRYNLLRYITQQEGNLDGYLWQLEERDLVYEEHAIPELEYSFKHVLTQETAYNTILSRRRREFHRKVAEGYEALYSSRIEECYEELAYHYSRSDDKDKALDYLVKAGDKSKKVYANESAIEYYNQALKLAEVSESKSVDVLGHIYQSLGEIYFPMARHKEALEYCHKALEYITNGKLRSRIYAIMGWACEREARYDQGLEYLNAGVTELGEDTNSVEMARICIPMSWIKGDQGKLEEGIKIAKNGLKVVEGTDSIPEIQDLLIFLALVVCLSGDTDKAFEYARKSVEVAEKSGNSYFIANTTLHLGWVYWYAGEDDVSIRLMEKALEIFKKLDYQFFIGQACSYIGRVYYGRNDWDMVIIYFEEFLKMPNHPWFIVHLYLLGFVYLLKGNTEKAIEYSKKALECIGLPNSSKVHNSVFFGILYTLEEAYILVKRWDDFISYWEAIKKEKADFIQEFGSVKWYLESRELSGHFIEPSFIDEFAEPGLKPEWKWEDQGGKASYNFSSKAGWLEIRTASPRTFSGLGRKFITSGNTSMLLQEISGDFAVETKMTLAADNLPSVGGFVVRKDGEYQVQLEMKMEGIHNISLVGNMRGIYNVFGIGVLVSDVVYLRFERIGDKFIAYCSDDERKWMTCGEFSFPVEDPIQVGLYTVGVAGVFGPTNTDFVTHFDCFRIFR from the coding sequence ATGAAATGCCCGAAATGCCAAAGCGAATATCAGGTAGGAGATAAATTCTGTAGAGAGTGTGGAACGAAGCTACCATCCATCTGCCCACAATGCAGACACGAAGTGAGTCCAAAAGATAAGTTTTGTCCCGAATGTGGAACCGACCTTGTAAAGACCCAGAAGGTTGACCAAAAAGTAACTGCTCCAAGTCTGGAGGATTTATATACTAGGCTTCAGCGCTCCATGCCGCAATCCCTTGCCGAAAAGATTCAGACTGCCATTGCTACAGAAGGTGAGAACAGGATATTGTCAATCCTATTCGCTGACGTCACCAATTCTGTTGCTATCACTGAAAATATGCCTCCGGAAGATTCTGCTGACCTGATCAGCGAATGTCTCAAGTCAATGACAGATCCGATACTCAGGCATGGCGGATTCATCAATCGCTATCTAGGAGACAGCGTTCTGGCATTTTTCGGCATACCTGAAACCCATGAAAATGATCCAGAAAGGGCTATATTGTCCGCACTGGAAATGCGAGATGCTGTAACAAAGCTGAATCTGAGCATAAAGATCAGCATCAATACAGGCATGGTTTTCGTCGGCGCCATAGGTCCAGACTCTCATAGCGAGTTTACAGCTATGGGTACTGCAGTGAACCTTTCCGCTAGATTAAAGGACATAGCGGAACCGGGGCAGATCCTTGTAGGTGAAACCACGTATCGCTCAACGAGACGCTCTTTCGAGTTCCAGCCATTGCCTTTATTGACAATCAAAGGCATCAGCGAACCCATACATGCTTATGAAGTGATAAAGCCATTGCCAAAGCCAGAGAAAATTCGTGGCATCGAGGGCATAGGGTCAGAAATGATCGGCAGGGATAAGGAGTTCTCGGAACTAAAAGAATGTGTGGATGAGTTACTAGCCGGCAAGGGACAGATCGTCTCAATTATCGGGGAAGCAGGTGTTGGTAAAACCAGATTGGTATCTGAGTTGAAAGAGTATCTCAGACAAAAAATAAAAGATAAAAAGGGATCCTCAATCTTTCATCCTTATTTAGAAGGTCGTGGCGTTTCCATTGGTGAATCTGTCGGTTACTGGGTATTCATTGACATTCTGAGAAGTTATCTGGAATTCTCTGAGCAAGACAGCCTTGATGACCGCAAAAAGAAAATCATAGACAGGATGCAATCGCTTTTCCCGCAGAGATGGGAAGAGATTGTTCCCTACATAGGCAACCTGCTTTCGGTCAGATTTGACAATGAATGGGACGAAAAGATCAAGTATCTCCCACCGGAACAGGTTAAGTATCAGACTTTCCTTACGTTGAGGGACATATTTCTCATTCTTGCGCAGCAGAACCCGCTTCTGCTCATTTTTGAGGATTTACATTGGGCAGATAACCTGTCATTAGATATGATAAACCTTCTGATGGATATTCTCACCATCTCACCGCTTATGATACTGTGCATATATCGTCCGGAGAAGGAACACAAAAGCTGGCACATCGGGACACGTGCATCAGGCAAATGCCTTGAACGGTATAGGGAGATAACGCTCAGAGCATTGAACCCTCATGAGAGCAGGATGCTGATAGAGTCACTACTCACCATAGAAAACCTTCCTGAATCAGTTAAGCAGACTGTCACAAACAAGGCAGGAGGTAATCCATTCTTCGTTGAGGAAGTCATAAGGTCGTTGATAGAGAGAGGTGTAGTCTATCAGGACGGGGATAGATGGATCGCCAAGGAAGACATCAATGATGTAGAGGTGCCAGATACCATTCAGAGTGTTATCATGGCAAGGATAGACAGGTTAGAGGAGGAGGTTAAGTATGTGCTTCAGAGCGCATCGGTGATAGGCAGGCTATTCCGATACAATCTGTTGCGATATATCACACAGCAGGAGGGAAATCTGGACGGTTACCTTTGGCAGTTAGAGGAGAGGGATCTGGTATATGAGGAGCACGCTATACCTGAACTGGAATACAGTTTCAAGCATGTCCTTACGCAAGAGACAGCATACAACACAATATTATCGCGCAGGCGCAGAGAATTCCATCGCAAGGTGGCAGAGGGATACGAAGCATTGTATTCATCGCGCATAGAGGAGTGTTACGAGGAACTGGCATATCATTACAGCAGAAGTGATGATAAAGATAAAGCATTGGATTATCTTGTGAAGGCAGGGGATAAATCTAAAAAGGTTTATGCCAATGAATCGGCTATTGAGTATTACAATCAGGCATTAAAGCTGGCTGAAGTTTCGGAATCAAAATCTGTTGATGTACTTGGGCATATCTACCAGAGCTTAGGGGAAATATACTTTCCGATGGCAAGGCATAAAGAGGCATTGGAATATTGTCATAAGGCATTAGAGTATATCACCAATGGGAAACTCCGATCCAGGATCTATGCAATAATGGGTTGGGCTTGTGAACGAGAAGCCAGGTATGATCAAGGATTGGAATATCTTAATGCTGGAGTTACCGAGCTTGGGGAAGACACAAATTCTGTTGAAATGGCGCGGATATGTATTCCCATGTCATGGATCAAAGGCGATCAGGGAAAGCTGGAAGAAGGCATAAAGATAGCGAAAAATGGGCTGAAAGTAGTAGAAGGAACTGATTCCATTCCCGAAATACAGGATTTACTCATCTTCCTTGCCCTTGTAGTCTGTTTGTCCGGTGATACAGATAAGGCTTTCGAGTATGCGCGAAAATCGGTGGAGGTTGCTGAGAAATCCGGGAATAGCTATTTTATCGCGAACACAACTCTCCATCTTGGATGGGTATACTGGTATGCTGGTGAGGATGATGTTTCTATTAGACTCATGGAAAAGGCATTAGAGATTTTCAAGAAGCTAGATTACCAGTTTTTCATTGGTCAAGCCTGCTCTTATATTGGGCGAGTGTATTATGGAAGGAACGATTGGGATATGGTTATTATATACTTTGAAGAGTTTCTAAAAATGCCCAATCATCCATGGTTTATAGTTCATTTGTATTTACTTGGTTTTGTGTATCTTTTGAAAGGAAACACAGAGAAAGCTATCGAGTATAGCAAAAAGGCTTTGGAGTGTATTGGTCTACCCAATAGCTCAAAAGTTCATAATTCTGTTTTCTTTGGTATATTGTATACTCTAGAAGAGGCTTATATTCTGGTTAAGCGATGGGATGATTTTATCTCTTATTGGGAAGCAATCAAAAAAGAAAAAGCGGATTTCATCCAGGAGTTTGGTTCTGTTAAATGGTATCTTGAATCGAGGGAACTATCAGGACATTTTATTGAACCAAGTTTTATAGATGAATTTGCTGAACCTGGTTTAAAGCCTGAATGGAAATGGGAAGATCAGGGAGGGAAGGCTAGTTATAACTTTTCGAGTAAAGCCGGTTGGCTGGAAATTCGCACAGCTTCTCCCCGAACCTTTTCTGGTCTGGGAAGAAAATTTATTACCTCTGGAAATACATCTATGCTGCTTCAGGAAATATCAGGGGATTTTGCCGTTGAGACAAAAATGACACTCGCTGCTGATAATTTACCATCGGTTGGGGGTTTTGTTGTCAGAAAAGACGGAGAATATCAGGTTCAACTTGAGATGAAAATGGAAGGTATACATAATATCAGTTTGGTAGGTAATATGCGAGGGATATATAATGTTTTTGGAATAGGTGTTCTGGTTTCCGACGTCGTATATCTCCGATTTGAGCGAATAGGTGATAAATTTATAGCATACTGTAGTGATGATGAGAGGAAATGGATGACTTGTGGTGAATTTAGTTTCCCTGTTGAAGATCCAATCCAGGTTGGTCTATACACCGTTGGAGTTGCTGGAGTGTTCGGACCTACTAATACTGATTTTGTTACTCATTTCGACTGCTTTCGAATATTCAGGTAA